In Streptomyces sp. NBC_01426, one genomic interval encodes:
- a CDS encoding FAD/NAD(P)-dependent oxidoreductase: MPNSASDGVPCDLAVVGAGPAGLAAAVTAADLGLRVALLDAGERPGGQYYRRPAPALGAARPEVLHHDWAAFASREAALRAHASAGRITHLPLHHVWTVVPAGAELLLHAVAGPEEEAVAVRARAVLLATGAFERNLPFPGWTLPGVIGAGGAQAMLKGGLVLPGRRIVVAGSGPLLLAVAGSLAAAGATVPAVVEAAAYTAYAGRLPALLRNPGKLGEAATYGGALLRHGIRLLTRHAVTEAHGSDRVEAVTVARLDRQWRPVPGTARRVPCDAVAVGHGLVPQLELATGLGCATRLGADGAVALEVDARQRTSVPGVWSAGETGGIGGARLALVEGEIAAHTIAGRAAPAVLVRRRARLRAFAGAMGAAHRPGAGWPGWLREDTEVCRCEEVPAGRIREAVRDLGARDARTVKLLTRAGMGWCQGRMCGPAVAALAGRDPDPDRRPLSCPVPLRRLAELPAEES, translated from the coding sequence GTGCCGAACTCGGCGTCTGACGGCGTGCCGTGCGACCTCGCCGTCGTCGGAGCGGGCCCCGCCGGGCTCGCCGCCGCCGTCACGGCCGCCGACCTCGGGCTGCGCGTCGCCCTGCTGGACGCGGGGGAGCGGCCGGGCGGCCAGTACTACCGGCGTCCCGCGCCCGCCCTCGGCGCGGCCCGCCCCGAGGTCCTGCACCACGACTGGGCCGCCTTCGCCTCCCGCGAAGCCGCCCTGCGCGCCCACGCGTCGGCGGGTCGGATCACCCACCTCCCGCTCCACCACGTGTGGACCGTCGTCCCGGCCGGCGCCGAACTGCTGCTGCACGCCGTCGCCGGCCCCGAGGAGGAGGCCGTCGCCGTACGGGCCCGCGCCGTGCTCCTCGCCACCGGCGCCTTCGAGCGGAACCTGCCCTTCCCGGGCTGGACGCTGCCCGGGGTGATCGGCGCCGGCGGTGCGCAGGCCATGCTCAAGGGCGGGCTCGTGCTGCCGGGCCGGCGGATCGTCGTCGCCGGGAGCGGGCCGCTGCTGCTCGCCGTGGCCGGGTCCCTCGCGGCGGCCGGCGCCACCGTGCCGGCGGTGGTGGAGGCCGCCGCGTACACCGCGTACGCCGGCCGGCTCCCCGCCCTGTTGCGCAACCCCGGCAAGCTCGGCGAGGCCGCCACGTACGGCGGGGCCCTGCTGCGGCACGGGATCCGGCTGCTTACCCGGCACGCCGTCACCGAGGCCCACGGCAGCGACCGGGTCGAGGCGGTGACCGTGGCCCGACTCGACCGGCAGTGGCGGCCGGTGCCCGGCACCGCCCGCCGCGTCCCCTGCGACGCCGTCGCCGTGGGCCACGGGCTGGTGCCGCAACTGGAACTGGCCACCGGCCTGGGCTGCGCCACCCGACTCGGGGCCGACGGAGCCGTCGCCCTGGAGGTGGACGCGCGTCAGCGGACCTCCGTGCCCGGCGTCTGGTCGGCGGGGGAGACCGGGGGCATCGGCGGCGCCCGACTGGCCCTGGTGGAAGGGGAGATCGCGGCCCACACGATCGCCGGCCGGGCCGCCCCCGCCGTGCTCGTCCGACGCCGCGCCCGGCTCCGCGCGTTCGCCGGGGCGATGGGCGCGGCCCACCGCCCGGGGGCGGGGTGGCCCGGCTGGCTGCGGGAGGACACCGAGGTGTGCCGCTGCGAGGAGGTCCCCGCGGGCCGGATCCGCGAGGCGGTGCGCGACCTGGGCGCGCGGGACGCCCGTACCGTCAAACTGCTCACCCGGGCGGGGATGGGCTGGTGCCAGGGCCGGATGTGCGGCCCGGCCGTCGCCGCCCTCGCGGGGCGGGACCCGGACCCGGACCGCAGGCCGCTGTCCTGCCCGGTCCCGCTGCGCCGGCTCGCCGAACTGCCCGCCGAGGAAAGCTGA
- a CDS encoding acyl-CoA dehydrogenase family protein, protein MTGFALEAEDEQWCGRLRALSTERLRPLAEKGEAGRVNRPLLAALGEEGLLERVFTSGALHLCLLRESLAYGCTEAETALALQGLGAHPVLSAGSPAQRERWLPGVREGRLVAAFALSEPGAGSDAAALTLAAERDGEGWRLRGEKRWISNAPEADFYTVFARTGEGSGSRGITAFLVPADRPGLTGEALEMLSPHPIGALTFDGVPVGPQDVLGEPGRGFRVAMDTLNRFRPSVGAFAVGMARAALDATLAHTAGRTAFGGVLADLQAVAHRVAEMATRVEAARLLVYAAAGAYDSGSPEVPRRAAMAKLLATETAQYVVDHAVQLHGAVALQRGHLLEHLYREVRAPRIYEGASEVQRTIIAKELYREVAG, encoded by the coding sequence ATGACCGGATTCGCGCTCGAAGCGGAAGACGAGCAGTGGTGCGGGCGGTTGCGCGCACTGTCGACCGAGCGGCTGAGGCCGCTGGCCGAGAAGGGGGAGGCGGGCCGGGTGAACCGCCCGCTGCTCGCGGCACTGGGTGAAGAGGGCCTGCTGGAGCGGGTGTTCACCTCCGGCGCCCTGCACCTGTGCCTGCTGCGGGAATCCCTCGCCTACGGCTGCACGGAGGCGGAGACGGCGCTCGCCCTCCAGGGGTTGGGCGCCCACCCGGTGCTGAGCGCCGGCAGCCCGGCCCAGCGGGAGCGCTGGCTGCCCGGCGTGCGGGAGGGCCGGCTCGTGGCGGCGTTCGCGCTGAGCGAGCCGGGGGCCGGCTCGGACGCCGCCGCACTGACCCTGGCCGCCGAGCGGGACGGCGAGGGATGGCGGCTGCGCGGCGAGAAGCGCTGGATCTCCAACGCCCCCGAGGCGGACTTCTACACCGTCTTCGCCCGAACGGGTGAGGGCTCGGGTTCCCGGGGGATCACGGCCTTCCTGGTGCCCGCCGACCGGCCCGGCCTGACGGGCGAGGCCCTGGAGATGCTGTCCCCGCACCCGATCGGCGCGCTGACCTTCGACGGGGTGCCGGTCGGGCCGCAGGACGTGCTGGGGGAGCCGGGGCGCGGCTTCCGGGTCGCGATGGACACCCTCAACCGGTTCCGGCCCAGCGTCGGCGCCTTCGCCGTCGGCATGGCGCGGGCGGCCCTCGACGCGACGCTGGCGCACACGGCGGGCCGGACCGCCTTCGGCGGGGTCCTCGCCGACCTCCAGGCGGTCGCACACCGGGTGGCGGAGATGGCGACCCGCGTGGAGGCGGCCCGCCTGCTGGTCTACGCGGCCGCCGGCGCCTACGACAGCGGCTCGCCCGAGGTCCCGCGCCGGGCGGCCATGGCGAAGCTGCTGGCCACCGAGACCGCCCAGTACGTGGTGGACCACGCGGTCCAACTGCACGGGGCCGTCGCCCTCCAGCGGGGACACCTGCTGGAACACCTGTACCGGGAGGTGCGGGCGCCGCGGATCTACGAGGGGGCCAGCGAGGTGCAGCGCACGATCATCGCGAAGGAGCTCTACCGGGAGGTGGCGGGATGA
- a CDS encoding NAD(P)/FAD-dependent oxidoreductase, producing MPQRHSLDVVVIGAGVVGAACAYHAGRAGLSVAVVDRGPVAGGTTGAGEGNLLVSDKEAGPELDLALLSARLWRELAEVLPHAVEYEAKGGLVVAPDDTTLKALRAFAEGQRGAGVDAVEVGPRELRELEPHLAPGQAGGFHYPQDAQVHPAQAAARLLAASGARIHLGEEVTGLLTEGGRVCGVRTGRRELRAPAVVNAAGTWGGRIAELAGTTLPVLPRRGFVLVTEPLPRVVRHKVYAADYIADVASGSAALQSSAVVEGTPSGPVLIGATRERVGFDRGLSTRALRRLAAQAAALFPVLADVRVLRTYHGFRPYLPDHLPAIGPDPRAPGLLHACGHEGAGIGLAPATGLLIAAALTGTEPPLDPRPFRPDRFGPPAAGEPKETR from the coding sequence GTGCCCCAGAGACACTCCCTGGACGTCGTCGTCATCGGCGCCGGCGTCGTCGGCGCCGCGTGCGCGTACCACGCCGGCCGCGCCGGACTCTCCGTGGCCGTCGTGGACCGCGGCCCCGTGGCCGGCGGCACCACCGGCGCCGGCGAGGGCAACCTGCTCGTCTCCGACAAGGAGGCCGGGCCCGAACTCGACCTGGCCCTGCTGTCGGCGAGGCTGTGGCGCGAACTCGCCGAGGTCCTCCCGCACGCCGTGGAGTACGAGGCCAAGGGCGGGCTGGTCGTCGCACCGGACGACACCACGCTGAAAGCGCTGCGCGCCTTCGCCGAGGGCCAGCGCGGCGCGGGCGTCGACGCCGTCGAGGTGGGCCCGCGGGAACTGCGCGAGCTGGAACCCCACCTGGCCCCGGGTCAGGCGGGCGGCTTCCACTATCCGCAGGACGCCCAGGTCCACCCCGCGCAGGCGGCGGCGCGACTGCTCGCCGCCTCCGGCGCCCGGATCCACCTCGGGGAGGAGGTCACCGGGCTGCTCACGGAGGGCGGCCGGGTGTGCGGGGTGCGCACCGGCCGCCGGGAGCTGCGGGCGCCGGCCGTCGTCAACGCCGCCGGCACCTGGGGCGGGAGGATCGCCGAACTCGCCGGGACCACCCTGCCGGTGCTGCCGCGCCGCGGTTTCGTCCTGGTGACCGAGCCGCTGCCGAGGGTGGTCCGGCACAAGGTGTACGCCGCCGACTACATCGCGGACGTGGCCAGCGGCTCCGCCGCCCTCCAGTCCTCGGCGGTCGTCGAGGGCACTCCTTCGGGGCCGGTGCTCATCGGGGCGACCCGGGAGCGGGTCGGCTTCGACCGGGGCCTGTCCACGCGGGCGCTGCGCCGGCTCGCCGCACAGGCGGCCGCGCTGTTCCCGGTACTGGCCGACGTACGGGTGCTGCGGACCTACCACGGCTTCCGGCCCTACCTGCCCGACCACCTCCCGGCGATCGGCCCCGACCCCCGGGCCCCCGGGCTGCTGCACGCCTGCGGCCACGAGGGCGCCGGCATCGGCCTGGCGCCGGCCACCGGGCTGCTGATCGCCGCGGCCCTGACCGGGACCGAACCCCCGCTGGACCCACGTCCGTTCCGCCCGGACCGGTTCGGCCCCCCGGCCGCCGGCGAACCGAAGGAGACCAGGTGA
- a CDS encoding (2Fe-2S)-binding protein, whose amino-acid sequence MLRGPARSPRDLVGGAPRATYVLRFDGRELPASAGQSIAAALWGAGVLAWRTTRENGAPRGVFCGIGSCHDCLVTVNGRPNRRACLTPARPGDTVTTQEGTGRAELGV is encoded by the coding sequence CTGCTCCGCGGCCCCGCCCGGTCACCCCGCGACCTGGTCGGCGGCGCGCCCCGGGCCACGTACGTCCTGCGCTTCGACGGCCGCGAACTGCCCGCGAGCGCGGGCCAGAGCATCGCCGCAGCCCTCTGGGGCGCGGGCGTCCTCGCCTGGCGCACCACCCGCGAGAACGGCGCGCCGCGCGGGGTGTTCTGCGGGATCGGGAGCTGCCACGACTGTCTCGTCACCGTCAACGGGCGCCCGAACCGGCGCGCCTGCCTGACCCCGGCCCGCCCCGGGGACACCGTCACCACCCAGGAAGGGACCGGCCGTGCCGAACTCGGCGTCTGA
- a CDS encoding proline racemase family protein, whose protein sequence is MRTRHIYHAVDSHTEGMPTRVITGGVGVIPGATMAQKRLHFIEHLDHVRTLLMYEPRGHSAMSGAILQPPTRPDADFGVLYIEVSGLLPMCGHGTIGVATVLVETGMVPVVEPVTTVRLDTPAGLVSVDVLVEDGAALRATFTNVPAFAVGLDRKVEVPGFGTVTHDLAYGGNFYAFVELDALGLPFDRARGDELLAAGLAVMDAVNASDDRPVHPEDPSIAGVKHVYLAAPGSDARRSRHAMAIHPGWFDRSPCGTGTSARMAQLHARGLLEQGADFVNESFIGTEFTGRLIGESTVGGLPAVVPTVTGRAWITGTAQYFLDPSDPFPGGFLL, encoded by the coding sequence ATGCGTACGCGACACATCTACCACGCGGTCGATTCGCACACCGAGGGCATGCCGACCCGGGTGATCACCGGCGGGGTCGGGGTGATCCCCGGAGCCACGATGGCGCAGAAACGGCTGCACTTCATCGAGCACCTCGACCACGTCCGCACGCTGCTCATGTACGAGCCGCGCGGCCACTCCGCGATGAGTGGCGCGATCCTGCAACCCCCCACCCGACCCGACGCCGACTTCGGCGTGCTCTACATCGAGGTGTCGGGCCTGCTCCCCATGTGCGGACACGGCACCATCGGGGTGGCCACGGTGCTGGTCGAGACCGGCATGGTGCCGGTCGTCGAACCGGTCACCACCGTCCGCCTCGACACCCCGGCCGGACTGGTGAGCGTGGACGTCCTGGTCGAGGACGGCGCCGCCCTCCGCGCCACCTTCACCAACGTCCCCGCCTTCGCCGTCGGCCTCGACCGCAAGGTCGAGGTCCCCGGCTTCGGCACCGTCACCCACGACCTCGCCTACGGGGGCAACTTCTACGCCTTCGTCGAACTCGACGCCCTCGGGCTCCCCTTCGACCGCGCCCGCGGCGACGAACTGCTCGCCGCCGGGCTCGCCGTCATGGACGCCGTCAACGCCTCGGACGACCGGCCCGTCCACCCCGAGGACCCCTCCATCGCCGGCGTCAAACACGTCTACCTCGCCGCCCCCGGATCCGACGCCCGCCGCTCCCGGCACGCCATGGCCATCCACCCCGGCTGGTTCGACCGTTCGCCCTGCGGTACGGGCACCAGCGCGCGCATGGCCCAACTGCACGCCCGCGGCCTGCTGGAGCAGGGCGCGGACTTCGTCAACGAGTCCTTCATCGGAACCGAGTTCACCGGCCGACTGATCGGGGAGAGCACGGTCGGCGGACTCCCGGCGGTCGTCCCCACCGTCACCGGACGGGCGTGGATCACGGGCACCGCCCAGTACTTCCTCGACCCGTCCGACCCCTTCCCCGGAGGGTTCCTCCTGTGA
- a CDS encoding RidA family protein — translation MSLERHNPHELSPATGFSHAVAMTGGRLVFLAGQTALDGSGKIVGESLPEQFERALSNLLAALAATGGTPGGLARVTVYAVDVASYREHAGELGRIWRRLAGRDYPAMAVVGVVRLWDEEALVELDGIAVLP, via the coding sequence ATGAGCCTGGAACGCCACAACCCGCATGAGCTCTCCCCGGCGACCGGCTTCTCGCACGCCGTGGCCATGACGGGCGGCCGGCTCGTCTTCCTGGCGGGCCAGACCGCGCTGGACGGTTCCGGCAAGATCGTGGGTGAGAGCCTGCCGGAACAGTTCGAGCGGGCGCTGTCCAACCTGCTGGCGGCCCTGGCGGCGACCGGCGGTACCCCCGGGGGGTTGGCCCGGGTCACCGTCTACGCGGTGGACGTGGCCTCGTACCGGGAGCACGCCGGTGAACTGGGCCGCATCTGGCGCCGGTTGGCCGGGCGGGACTATCCGGCGATGGCCGTCGTCGGGGTGGTCCGACTCTGGGACGAGGAGGCGCTGGTCGAGCTCGACGGCATCGCCGTCCTGCCGTGA
- a CDS encoding collagenase, translated as MSQHRAVRTSLLSAAVAVTLLASAGQAVTRAAENGTTVPATFAAGAPAAGPTAPNPFDEVDRLADAREPVAAPATTPGGLAGKGRIPGAARPTTSPLDAAAASAGERSEKSRKAAAAQAAPTTRNQAVAVPCTLDGITGLSPERFADFLGDPAVLADGCLRGLVWTWDARLAPVMSDAHVQAVSRRISAAAAAHDGRNSSHLEEMFTYLHAVAYHDYSRDEIDVTDAPTVDAMRRAVADFAAAAHTFDATPTNARTLREALYAASAPGLRQHQLGLITKVLATMDPAHPATHQDASWGGAALAALSVNYLGVYPGNQDAAFQAAVSADPAYRAVFKAFGGYVHLKGGGNAWVARDALGEYGRFGQIDALKSQVVADLGALLEPVRSGFGNGSEQWAKIVSWLNFYEACKPYGVCKEDIEKQLFPYTYSYDNGGIKVRTALDRATVDQLYYASKQVKSQYHRVLGTEQPLAGDPNTTLNIVLYASRADYENYHPILTGYGTNNGGIYIENGATFYTYQRRVPQDSSLTLEELFRHEYTHYLNGRYAVPGFFGEGPWYEGDRTTAMDEGTAEFFDGATRDNGIAVRKSLVKSVIADTSGGGPRMTVEQLLNATYDGDGFRFYSYAGTFFEFLWTEKPMLLREMYTHLRGNDVAAYDAWRHRTGADTYLQRDYNRFLDAQIAKVDQLYVPNTTYTANDRLRDSALASVKSTFATATYNTPDCVENGEPGKRRFTCTGRITANLKNWRSDDQNFKDMSETVDYFLLDRAGAASNNLADMNCSFGPVEIWTNKVAGTSPYSCEGPLRD; from the coding sequence GTGTCCCAGCACAGAGCTGTGCGTACGTCCCTCCTCTCCGCCGCCGTCGCGGTCACGCTCCTTGCCTCCGCCGGGCAGGCCGTGACCCGGGCGGCCGAGAACGGCACGACGGTTCCCGCGACCTTCGCGGCCGGCGCCCCCGCCGCCGGCCCGACCGCGCCGAACCCCTTCGACGAGGTCGACCGCCTCGCCGATGCCCGGGAACCCGTGGCGGCCCCCGCCACCACCCCCGGAGGCCTCGCCGGCAAGGGCCGGATCCCCGGCGCCGCGCGCCCCACCACGTCGCCCCTCGACGCGGCCGCCGCCTCGGCCGGCGAGCGGTCGGAGAAGAGCCGCAAGGCGGCCGCCGCCCAGGCCGCGCCCACCACCCGGAACCAGGCCGTCGCCGTCCCCTGCACCCTCGACGGGATCACCGGCCTCTCGCCGGAACGTTTCGCCGACTTCCTCGGCGACCCGGCCGTCCTCGCCGACGGCTGTCTGCGCGGCCTCGTCTGGACCTGGGACGCCCGCCTCGCGCCCGTCATGTCCGACGCCCACGTCCAGGCCGTCTCCCGCCGGATATCCGCCGCGGCCGCCGCCCACGACGGCCGCAACTCCTCGCACCTGGAGGAGATGTTCACCTACCTGCACGCCGTCGCCTACCACGACTACTCCCGCGACGAGATCGACGTCACCGACGCCCCGACCGTCGACGCCATGCGCCGCGCCGTCGCGGACTTCGCCGCCGCCGCCCACACCTTCGACGCCACCCCGACCAACGCCCGCACCCTGCGCGAGGCCCTCTACGCCGCGAGCGCCCCGGGCCTGCGACAGCACCAACTCGGCCTGATCACCAAGGTGCTCGCCACCATGGACCCGGCGCACCCCGCGACCCACCAGGACGCCTCCTGGGGCGGTGCGGCCCTCGCGGCGCTCTCCGTCAACTACCTCGGCGTCTACCCGGGCAACCAGGACGCCGCCTTCCAGGCCGCGGTCTCCGCCGACCCGGCCTACCGCGCCGTGTTCAAGGCCTTCGGCGGGTACGTCCACCTCAAGGGCGGCGGCAACGCGTGGGTGGCCCGCGACGCGCTCGGCGAGTACGGCCGCTTCGGCCAGATCGACGCCCTCAAGAGCCAGGTCGTCGCCGACCTCGGCGCCCTGCTGGAACCGGTCAGGTCGGGCTTCGGCAACGGCAGCGAGCAGTGGGCCAAGATCGTCTCCTGGCTCAACTTCTACGAGGCGTGCAAGCCGTACGGGGTGTGCAAGGAGGACATCGAGAAGCAGCTCTTCCCCTACACGTACTCCTACGACAACGGCGGCATCAAGGTCCGCACCGCCCTCGACCGGGCCACCGTCGACCAGCTCTACTACGCGAGCAAGCAGGTCAAGTCCCAGTACCACCGGGTGCTCGGCACCGAACAGCCGCTCGCCGGCGACCCCAACACCACGTTGAACATCGTGCTGTACGCCTCCCGCGCCGACTACGAGAACTACCACCCCATCCTCACCGGCTACGGAACCAACAACGGCGGCATCTACATCGAGAACGGCGCCACCTTCTACACCTACCAGCGCCGCGTCCCCCAGGACTCCTCCCTCACGCTGGAGGAGCTGTTCCGTCACGAGTACACGCACTACCTCAACGGCCGCTACGCCGTACCCGGCTTCTTCGGCGAGGGCCCCTGGTACGAGGGTGACCGCACGACCGCCATGGACGAGGGAACGGCCGAGTTCTTCGACGGAGCCACCCGGGACAACGGCATCGCCGTGCGCAAGTCCCTGGTCAAGAGCGTCATCGCCGACACGTCGGGCGGCGGCCCCCGGATGACCGTGGAGCAACTGCTCAACGCCACCTACGACGGCGACGGCTTCCGCTTCTACAGCTACGCCGGCACCTTCTTCGAGTTCCTGTGGACCGAGAAGCCCATGCTGCTGCGCGAGATGTACACCCACCTGCGGGGCAACGACGTCGCCGCCTACGACGCCTGGCGTCACCGGACCGGCGCGGACACCTACCTCCAGCGCGACTACAACCGCTTCCTGGACGCGCAGATCGCCAAGGTGGACCAGCTGTACGTGCCGAACACCACCTACACCGCCAACGACCGGCTGCGCGACTCCGCGCTCGCCTCGGTGAAGTCGACCTTCGCGACGGCCACGTACAACACCCCGGACTGCGTGGAGAACGGCGAGCCCGGCAAGCGCCGGTTCACCTGTACCGGCCGGATCACCGCGAACCTGAAGAACTGGCGCAGCGACGACCAGAACTTCAAGGACATGTCCGAGACGGTGGACTACTTCCTCCTCGACCGGGCGGGCGCGGCCTCCAACAACCTGGCCGACATGAACTGCTCCTTCGGCCCGGTGGAGATCTGGACCAACAAGGTGGCCGGGACCTCCCCCTACAGCTGTGAGGGACCGCTGCGCGACTGA
- a CDS encoding aminopeptidase P family protein, with the protein MTDTPSGLHIGSHDLPVSPELSRFMAGDWTATPLPDRGPAPASAVTPARRARLCARFPGERLIVPAGGLKVRSNDCDHRFRPHSAYAWLTGLTGEDQVGHVLVLEPSGPHRHEAVLYLRPRSPRADGNEEFYRDRRYGEFWVGRRPDLAETERLTGLRCAHLDTLGSPPARDASSDPELAAALSELRLIKDAWEVEQLQRAVDHTTAGFEDVVRALPRALAHPRGERWIEGVFGLRARAEGNGTGYETIAASGAHACVLHWIRNDGRLNRDELLLLDAGVETDTLYTADITRTLPLSGRFSPVQRQVYELVLAAQDAGMAALRPGAGFRDFHRAAMRVIAEGLAEWGVLKHAEGDLHRRYTLCGSGHMLGLDVHDCAKARADTYLDGTLEEGQVLTVEPGLYFQPDDETLPAELRGIGVRIEDDLVVTAQGARLMSGALPRSVADIEEWMGRLLAG; encoded by the coding sequence GTGACCGACACCCCCTCCGGCCTCCACATCGGCAGCCACGACCTGCCCGTCTCGCCGGAGTTGTCCCGCTTCATGGCCGGCGACTGGACCGCCACCCCGCTCCCCGACCGGGGCCCCGCACCGGCGTCCGCCGTCACCCCGGCCCGTCGCGCCCGCCTCTGCGCACGCTTCCCGGGCGAGCGCCTGATCGTCCCGGCGGGCGGGTTGAAGGTGCGCTCCAACGACTGCGACCACCGTTTCCGGCCGCACAGCGCGTACGCCTGGCTGACCGGCCTGACCGGCGAGGACCAGGTGGGTCACGTCCTGGTGCTGGAGCCCTCCGGTCCGCACCGGCACGAGGCCGTGCTGTACCTGCGCCCCCGGTCGCCGCGGGCCGACGGCAACGAGGAGTTCTACCGGGACCGCCGGTACGGGGAGTTCTGGGTGGGACGCCGCCCGGACCTGGCGGAGACCGAGCGGCTGACCGGCCTGCGCTGCGCCCACCTGGACACGCTCGGCTCACCCCCCGCCCGCGACGCCTCCTCCGACCCCGAACTGGCCGCCGCACTCTCGGAGTTGCGCCTGATCAAGGACGCCTGGGAAGTCGAGCAGCTGCAACGGGCGGTGGACCACACCACGGCCGGGTTCGAGGACGTCGTACGGGCGCTGCCGCGCGCGCTGGCCCATCCGCGCGGGGAGCGCTGGATCGAGGGGGTCTTCGGCCTGCGCGCCCGGGCCGAGGGGAACGGCACCGGCTACGAGACGATCGCCGCGTCGGGCGCCCACGCCTGCGTCCTGCACTGGATCCGCAACGACGGCCGGTTGAACCGCGACGAGCTGCTGTTGCTGGACGCGGGCGTCGAGACGGACACCCTCTACACGGCGGACATCACCCGCACCCTCCCCCTGTCGGGCCGGTTCTCGCCGGTGCAGCGACAGGTGTACGAACTGGTCCTGGCCGCGCAGGACGCCGGGATGGCGGCGCTGCGCCCGGGCGCGGGCTTCCGCGACTTCCACCGGGCCGCGATGCGGGTGATCGCGGAGGGGCTCGCCGAGTGGGGCGTTCTCAAGCACGCGGAGGGCGACCTGCACCGGCGCTACACCCTGTGCGGCAGCGGCCACATGTTGGGGCTGGACGTCCACGACTGCGCGAAGGCGCGGGCCGACACCTACCTGGACGGCACGCTGGAGGAGGGGCAGGTGCTCACCGTGGAGCCGGGGCTGTACTTCCAGCCGGACGACGAGACCCTGCCGGCGGAGCTGCGTGGCATCGGCGTGCGCATCGAGGACGACCTGGTCGTGACGGCGCAGGGCGCCCGACTGATGTCGGGCGCCCTGCCGAGGTCCGTGGCGGACATCGAGGAGTGGATGGGCCGCCTGTTGGCGGGATGA
- a CDS encoding dihydrodipicolinate synthase family protein, whose product MTHAHTPAPARTRPWHGIMVATALPLRDDLTVDHDAYAEHVAWLIANGCDGVVPNGSLGEYQTLTDEERARVVRTAVEAAGDGERVMPGVAAYGSAEARRWADQAAEAGAGSVLLLPPNAFRADERAVRDHYAQVAGAGLPVVAYNNPIDTKVDLTPALLARLHADGSIVAVKEFSGDVRRAYEIAELAPGLDLLVGADDVLLELALAGAVGWIAGYPNALPRACATLYRAAVAGDLDTALPLYKSLHSLLRWDSKTEFVQAIKLSMDLTGRPGGATRPPRFPLTGETEAAVRAATEKALAEGLN is encoded by the coding sequence ATGACCCACGCGCACACCCCCGCGCCCGCCCGCACCCGCCCCTGGCACGGAATCATGGTCGCCACCGCACTGCCGCTGCGCGACGACCTGACCGTCGACCACGACGCCTACGCCGAACACGTGGCCTGGCTGATCGCCAACGGCTGCGACGGCGTCGTCCCCAACGGCTCCCTCGGGGAGTACCAGACCCTCACCGACGAGGAGCGGGCCCGGGTCGTCCGCACGGCCGTCGAGGCGGCCGGCGACGGCGAGCGGGTCATGCCCGGCGTCGCCGCCTACGGCAGCGCCGAGGCCCGCCGCTGGGCCGACCAGGCCGCCGAGGCGGGCGCGGGCTCCGTGCTGCTGCTGCCCCCCAACGCCTTCCGCGCCGACGAGCGGGCCGTACGGGACCACTACGCGCAGGTCGCCGGCGCGGGCCTGCCCGTCGTGGCCTACAACAACCCCATCGACACGAAGGTGGACCTGACCCCGGCCCTGCTGGCCCGGCTGCACGCCGACGGCAGCATCGTCGCCGTCAAGGAGTTCTCCGGCGACGTCCGCCGCGCCTACGAGATCGCGGAACTCGCCCCCGGCCTCGACCTGCTCGTCGGGGCCGACGACGTGCTCCTCGAACTCGCCCTCGCCGGAGCCGTCGGCTGGATCGCCGGCTACCCCAACGCCCTGCCGCGCGCCTGCGCCACCCTCTACCGGGCCGCCGTCGCGGGCGACCTCGACACCGCGCTGCCGCTCTACAAGTCCCTGCACAGCCTGCTGCGTTGGGACTCCAAGACGGAGTTCGTCCAGGCCATCAAGCTCTCCATGGACCTGACCGGGCGCCCCGGCGGCGCCACCCGCCCGCCCCGGTTCCCGCTGACCGGCGAGACCGAGGCGGCGGTCCGTGCCGCCACCGAGAAGGCCCTCGCCGAAGGCCTCAACTAG